In the genome of Xanthomonas hortorum pv. pelargonii, the window CTCTACATGGCGTGGCGCCTGCTGCGCGACGATGGCGTCATCGATGCTGCCAGGCCGCGCCCGGCCGCCTCGTTCTGGACCGGTGCGGCGATGCAATGGCTCAACCCCAAAGCCTGGCTGGCGGCGACCTCCGGCGTGGCCCTGTATGCAACGGCAGGCAGCACGCAACTGGCCGGCTTTGCGGCGGTGTATGCGCTGATCTGCTATCCCTCGCTGGCGTGCTGGTTGCTGGCCGGTGCAGTGCTGCGGCGGCATGTGCAGGTACCAAAACAGCTGCGCCGGTTGAACCGGGTATTGGCCGCGCTGCTGGTGCTCAGCGCCGTCTATCTGCTGATGGACTTCTGCTGAGGGCATGGGGTCCGGCACTGCGATAGTGCCCGGGTGTCACCGCCCAGGCGCGTTTGAAGCTGCGCTGCAGATGCGCCTGGTCGGCGTACCCGTGCGCATAGGCGACCTCGGCAATGCCGCCACCGCGACGCAAGGCCTCACGCGCACGCTGAAACCGGCAGTCCAGCAGATACGCGTGCGGGGTCAGACCATGGGCCTGACGAAAACCGCGAATCAGGCGCGGCGCGGGCATCCCGGCCAGCGTGCACAGTTCGCGCAGCGACACCGCACGCGCATGATGGGTCTGCAGATACTCGGCCACCTGCCGCATCGGCCCGGTATCGACCGCAACCGCACGGCTCATCGGCTCCACATGCAGATGCAGCCGCGCCACGAACGCGATCAACGCGCTCTCGCGTGCAAGCGCATCGGCGTTGTCGTCGATCAGCAGCGCATGCATGCGGTCGAAAGCAGCGTAGGCTGCCGGCGTCTGGCACAACGGCGCTGCCAGCATGTGCACATCCGCATTGCCGGCCAAACCGAGTGCGCGTTGTTGTTCGCGCAGCCACGCCACGTCCAGATACAGCATGCGGAACGACCAGTCCTGCTGCGGATCCGGATTGCAGGCATGCACATCGCCGGGGTTGATCAAGGTCAGCGACTGCGCGCCCACCTGCGCCCGCACGCGTCCATTGCGGTAACGCGCAAGCCCGCGATCCACCGCACCCACCGACCATTGCTCGTGCGTATGCGCCGCATAACAGAGCGTGCGGCTGTTGATCACCTGGCGCAGTTCGACGAAGGGCAATGCCGCATCGCGCCAGAACCCCTGCCCGCATTGCAGGGGCAACTGCGTCCCGCGTGTCGATTCATCCTGTTGCATGCGCGCAAGACTATCGCACTGCAACATGCGTGTGCGCCGCCCATCTGCAACGCGGGCTTCATGAATTCCAGGCGCGCCCCATGGGCTGGGTGGGTGGCTTGAACGGTGCGGATCGGGCAAGCTCCCCGCTCGCTTGTTCCCGGAGCCGGTAATGCCCCTCAGCTTTTCCCGCCTGCTGTCCCTGGCCATGGCCGCCATCATGAGCCTGTCGCTGGCAGCGCCCGCCGATGCGGCCAAGAAGAAACCCGGCAAGACACAGACCTCGCAAACGCGCGCAAAGGCGAGCAAAGGCAAGAAGACCGCCAAGCCGGCGGCCAGGACCACCAAGGCTGCCAAAGGGGGCAAAGCCGCCAAGGCCAAGCCGCGCGTCGTCGCCCCGCCCGTGGTGCTGACCACGGCGCAGCAGCTCAACCTGCTTTACGACCAGTACTGGGATGCCTCGCTCAAGCTCAACCCGCTGCAGGCCA includes:
- a CDS encoding AraC family transcriptional regulator; translated protein: MPLQCGQGFWRDAALPFVELRQVINSRTLCYAAHTHEQWSVGAVDRGLARYRNGRVRAQVGAQSLTLINPGDVHACNPDPQQDWSFRMLYLDVAWLREQQRALGLAGNADVHMLAAPLCQTPAAYAAFDRMHALLIDDNADALARESALIAFVARLHLHVEPMSRAVAVDTGPMRQVAEYLQTHHARAVSLRELCTLAGMPAPRLIRGFRQAHGLTPHAYLLDCRFQRAREALRRGGGIAEVAYAHGYADQAHLQRSFKRAWAVTPGHYRSAGPHALSRSPSADRRR
- a CDS encoding LysE family translocator codes for the protein MDHLVAMASFALVCSISPGPVNLVALSTGASAGARAGHTHVIGATVGFVALLLLVGMGLQQVLVRWPLLGRALHLAGVAFLLYMAWRLLRDDGVIDAARPRPAASFWTGAAMQWLNPKAWLAATSGVALYATAGSTQLAGFAAVYALICYPSLACWLLAGAVLRRHVQVPKQLRRLNRVLAALLVLSAVYLLMDFC